A region from the Flavobacterium enshiense genome encodes:
- a CDS encoding GlsB/YeaQ/YmgE family stress response membrane protein: protein MELIGTLIIGAIAGWLGSQIFSGGSLGLLGNIVVGILGSFVGYWLLGKLGISLGTGILGAILTGAIGAIVILAIVNLLFKGKPK, encoded by the coding sequence ATGGAATTAATAGGGACATTAATCATCGGGGCTATAGCCGGATGGTTGGGGAGCCAGATTTTCAGCGGAGGCAGTTTGGGATTATTAGGCAATATCGTTGTTGGTATTTTAGGAAGTTTTGTAGGATATTGGCTCTTAGGTAAGCTTGGGATAAGTCTTGGAACCGGTATTTTAGGGGCGATTTTAACCGGTGCCATTGGTGCCATTGTTATTTTAGCAATCGTAAATCTACTTTTCAAAGGAAAACCGAAATAA
- the proS gene encoding proline--tRNA ligase: MSKNLTKRSEDYSKWYNELVVKADLAENSGVRGCMVIKPYGYAIWEKMQGELDRMFKETGHSNAYFPLFVPKSMFEAEEKNAEGFAKECAIVTHYRLKNDPDNKGKLMVDPNAKLEEELIVRPTSEAIIWSTYKGWVQSYRDLPLLINQWANVVRWEMRTRLFLRTAEFLWQEGHTAHATKEEALAESVQMMNVYADFAQNFMAIPVMKGVKTETERFAGAEETYCIEALMQDGKALQAGTSHFLGQNFAKAFDVKFANKEGRQEHVWGTSWGVSTRLMGALVMTHSDDNGLVLPPNLAPIQVVIVPIHRTEEQLEAISAQVSELMKELRKVGVSVKFDDRDTQKPGFKFAEWELKGVPVRLAIGPNDLENGTYEVARRDTLTKETVSKEGIVGHLQGLLEQIQSDLFNKALSYRDTHITEVNSFEEFKDVLENKGGFLAAHWDGTPETEEKIKELTKATIRCIALERKEEAGSCVFTGKPSSGRVLFAKAY; encoded by the coding sequence ATGAGTAAGAACTTAACGAAGCGATCAGAAGATTATTCCAAGTGGTATAATGAACTGGTTGTAAAAGCAGATTTAGCAGAAAATTCCGGAGTAAGAGGTTGTATGGTTATCAAACCGTACGGATATGCAATTTGGGAAAAGATGCAGGGAGAATTAGACCGTATGTTCAAAGAAACAGGTCACAGCAATGCGTATTTTCCGTTGTTCGTTCCGAAAAGTATGTTTGAAGCAGAAGAGAAAAATGCCGAAGGATTTGCTAAAGAATGTGCTATTGTTACGCATTACAGATTAAAAAACGATCCTGATAACAAAGGGAAATTAATGGTAGACCCAAATGCCAAACTGGAAGAGGAATTAATTGTTCGTCCTACCAGTGAAGCAATCATTTGGTCTACTTATAAAGGCTGGGTACAATCCTACAGAGATTTGCCGCTATTGATTAACCAATGGGCAAATGTGGTGCGTTGGGAAATGCGTACACGTTTGTTTTTGCGTACTGCTGAATTTTTATGGCAGGAAGGACATACAGCGCATGCTACTAAAGAAGAAGCATTGGCGGAATCAGTGCAGATGATGAATGTTTATGCTGATTTCGCTCAGAATTTCATGGCTATTCCGGTAATGAAAGGTGTGAAAACCGAAACCGAGCGTTTTGCCGGAGCGGAAGAGACATACTGTATCGAAGCTTTGATGCAGGACGGGAAAGCACTTCAGGCAGGAACTTCACATTTCTTAGGGCAAAACTTCGCTAAAGCATTTGACGTGAAATTTGCGAATAAAGAAGGGAGACAGGAGCATGTTTGGGGAACGTCTTGGGGAGTTTCTACCCGTTTAATGGGGGCTTTGGTGATGACGCATTCCGATGATAACGGATTGGTGTTGCCTCCGAATTTAGCACCTATTCAAGTGGTAATTGTTCCAATTCACAGAACGGAAGAGCAATTAGAAGCAATTTCTGCACAAGTTAGTGAGTTAATGAAGGAATTGCGTAAGGTAGGTGTTTCAGTTAAATTTGACGACAGAGATACCCAAAAGCCAGGGTTTAAGTTTGCAGAATGGGAATTGAAAGGAGTGCCCGTTCGTTTGGCTATAGGTCCTAATGATTTGGAAAACGGAACGTATGAAGTGGCGCGTCGTGATACTTTAACAAAAGAAACGGTTTCTAAAGAAGGGATTGTGGGTCATCTTCAGGGTCTGTTGGAGCAAATTCAAAGCGATTTGTTTAATAAAGCATTGAGCTACAGGGATACACATATTACCGAGGTGAATTCGTTTGAGGAATTCAAGGATGTTTTGGAAAACAAAGGTGGTTTCCTGGCAGCACATTGGGATGGTACTCCAGAGACGGAAGAAAAGATAAAAGAACTTACAAAAGCGACCATTCGATGTATCGCTTTGGAGCGAAAAGAAGAGGCGGGAAGCTGTGTTTTTACAGGCAAACCATCCTCAGGCAGAGTGCTTTTCGCTAAAGCGTATTAA
- the rpsT gene encoding 30S ribosomal protein S20, with protein sequence MANHKSALKRIRSNEKKRVLNRYQHKTTRNAIKAIRLATDKTEASAKLSSVISMIDKLAKKNIIHANKASNLKSKLTRHVAAL encoded by the coding sequence ATGGCAAATCATAAGTCAGCTTTAAAAAGAATTAGAAGCAACGAGAAAAAAAGAGTATTAAACAGATACCAACATAAAACTACACGTAATGCTATTAAAGCAATCCGTTTAGCAACTGATAAAACTGAAGCATCTGCGAAATTATCTTCTGTAATCTCTATGATTGACAAATTAGCGAAGAAAAACATCATCCACGCTAATAAAGCTTCAAACTTAAAATCAAAATTAACAAGACACGTAGCTGCTTTATAG
- the typA gene encoding translational GTPase TypA, with translation MTSIRNIAIIAHVDHGKTTLVDKIMYHCQLFRENENTGDLILDNNDLERERGITITSKNVSVTYKGTKINIIDTPGHADFGGEVERVLNMADGVCLLVDAFEGPMPQTRFVLQKAIDLGLKPCVVINKVDKENCTPEEVHEKVFDLMFELGATEAQLDFPTVYGSAKNNWMSDDFRNQTENIEPLLDMVLEHVPAPKVSEGTPQMLITSLDFSSFTGRIAIGRLERGVMTEGMPISLVKRDGKIIKSRIKELHTFEGLGRKKVTEVIAGDICAIVGIEGFEIGDTIADFENPEALASIAIDEPTMSMLFTINDSPFFGKEGKFVTSRHIKDRLAKELEKNLALRVGDTDSADKFMVFGRGVLHLSVLIETMRREGYELQIGQPQVIIKEVDGVKCEPIEELTIDLPENLSGRAVEFVSVRKGEMLSMEGKGDRMIVKFNIPSRGIIGLRNQLLTATAGEAIMAHRFIGYEPFKGEIPGRNNGSLISMENGKAIPYSIDKLQDRGKFFVDPNEDIYEGQVIGENTRSDDMTVNVTKTKKLSNVRSSGADDKARIIPAIKFSLEEALEYIQKDEYVEVTPKSLRLRKIHLTENDRKRFKIA, from the coding sequence ATGACTTCAATTAGAAACATCGCGATTATTGCTCACGTTGACCACGGTAAAACAACATTGGTTGACAAAATTATGTATCACTGTCAGTTATTCCGTGAAAACGAAAACACAGGTGATTTGATCTTGGATAACAACGATTTAGAACGAGAAAGAGGAATTACCATCACTTCTAAAAACGTTTCCGTAACTTACAAAGGAACAAAAATCAACATTATCGACACTCCTGGTCACGCCGATTTTGGTGGTGAAGTAGAGCGTGTATTGAATATGGCGGATGGTGTTTGTTTATTGGTGGATGCTTTTGAAGGCCCAATGCCACAAACCCGTTTCGTATTGCAAAAAGCGATTGATTTAGGATTAAAGCCATGTGTGGTTATTAATAAAGTAGATAAAGAAAACTGTACTCCGGAAGAAGTTCATGAGAAAGTTTTCGACTTAATGTTCGAATTAGGCGCTACCGAAGCGCAGTTGGATTTCCCGACAGTGTACGGTTCTGCTAAAAATAACTGGATGTCTGATGACTTCAGAAATCAGACTGAAAACATCGAGCCATTATTGGATATGGTTTTAGAGCACGTTCCGGCTCCGAAAGTATCGGAAGGAACTCCTCAGATGTTAATCACATCTTTAGATTTCTCTTCTTTTACAGGACGTATCGCTATCGGTCGTTTGGAAAGAGGTGTTATGACTGAAGGTATGCCAATCTCTTTGGTAAAAAGAGACGGGAAAATCATCAAATCAAGAATTAAGGAATTACACACTTTTGAAGGTCTTGGACGTAAAAAAGTTACCGAAGTAATTGCTGGAGATATTTGTGCGATTGTTGGTATTGAAGGATTTGAAATTGGAGATACTATTGCTGATTTCGAAAACCCGGAAGCATTAGCGTCTATCGCCATTGATGAGCCAACCATGAGCATGTTGTTTACGATTAATGATTCGCCATTCTTTGGTAAAGAAGGTAAATTCGTTACTTCAAGACACATTAAAGATCGTTTGGCTAAAGAATTAGAGAAAAACTTAGCGTTAAGAGTTGGTGATACCGATTCAGCAGATAAATTCATGGTATTCGGTCGTGGTGTATTGCACTTATCGGTACTTATTGAAACAATGCGTCGTGAAGGATATGAATTACAGATTGGTCAGCCACAGGTAATCATCAAAGAAGTTGATGGTGTTAAATGTGAGCCAATTGAGGAATTGACTATCGACTTACCGGAAAACCTTTCTGGTAGAGCAGTAGAATTTGTTTCTGTTCGTAAAGGAGAAATGTTAAGTATGGAAGGTAAAGGCGATCGTATGATTGTGAAATTCAACATTCCTTCTCGTGGGATCATCGGATTGAGAAATCAATTACTTACCGCTACGGCTGGTGAGGCGATTATGGCACACCGTTTTATCGGGTACGAACCATTTAAAGGTGAGATTCCAGGAAGAAATAACGGGTCGTTAATCTCTATGGAGAACGGAAAAGCTATTCCTTATTCTATTGATAAATTACAAGACAGAGGTAAATTCTTCGTTGATCCGAATGAAGATATCTATGAAGGTCAGGTTATTGGTGAAAACACCCGTAGCGATGATATGACTGTGAACGTAACTAAGACTAAGAAACTTTCTAACGTTCGTTCGTCTGGTGCTGATGATAAAGCAAGAATTATTCCTGCTATCAAATTCTCATTGGAAGAAGCATTAGAATACATTCAAAAAGATGAGTATGTTGAGGTAACGCCAAAATCGTTACGTTTACGTAAAATCCATTTGACTGAAAATGACAGAAAACGTTTCAAGATTGCATAA